A genomic segment from Brevundimonas mediterranea encodes:
- the gatA gene encoding Asp-tRNA(Asn)/Glu-tRNA(Gln) amidotransferase subunit GatA, with amino-acid sequence MSDLTKLTLKGAVDGLKAKDFSSAEITQAFLTSIEAANPTLNAYVEVTADKAMDMARASDARIASGEGGALEGAPLGIKDLFCTEGVQTTAGSNMLRGFVPPYESTVTANLWRDGAVMLGKLNMDEFAMGSSNETSAFGPVKNPWKSTGSNADLTPGGSSGGSASAVAADLCLAATASDTGGSIRQPAAFTGTVGIKPTYGRASRFGMVAFASSLDQAGPITKTVEDAALLLQSMCSFDVKDSTSLDVPTPDWTASVGKSVKGLRIGVPREYVVDGMPAEIQALWDQGVAWLKDAGCEIVEISLPHTKYALPTYYIVAPAEASSNLARYDGMRFGHRADQFSSLDDLYATSRAEGFGKEVQRRLTIGAYVLSAGFYDAYYVRALKVRRRIAEDFDNVWGQVDAILTPSTPSAAFALGDKQIDPLTMYLNDVFTVTTNLAGLPGISVPAGVDSGGLPLGLQVIGKALDEATVFQVGAALERAAGFTAKPGQWW; translated from the coding sequence ATGAGCGACCTGACCAAACTGACCCTGAAGGGCGCCGTCGACGGCCTGAAGGCCAAGGATTTCTCCTCGGCCGAGATCACCCAGGCCTTCCTGACCTCCATCGAGGCCGCCAATCCGACCCTGAACGCCTATGTCGAGGTGACGGCGGACAAGGCCATGGACATGGCCCGCGCCTCCGACGCCCGCATCGCCTCGGGCGAGGGCGGGGCGCTGGAAGGCGCGCCGCTGGGCATCAAGGACCTGTTCTGCACCGAGGGGGTCCAGACCACGGCCGGCTCCAACATGCTGCGCGGCTTCGTCCCGCCCTATGAATCGACCGTCACCGCCAATCTGTGGCGCGACGGGGCGGTCATGCTGGGCAAGCTGAACATGGACGAGTTCGCCATGGGCTCGTCGAACGAGACCTCGGCCTTCGGTCCGGTCAAGAACCCGTGGAAATCGACCGGCTCGAACGCCGATCTGACGCCGGGCGGATCCTCGGGCGGTTCGGCCTCGGCCGTCGCCGCCGACCTGTGCCTGGCCGCGACCGCGTCCGACACGGGCGGCTCGATCCGCCAGCCCGCCGCCTTCACCGGCACGGTCGGGATCAAGCCCACCTATGGCCGCGCCAGCCGCTTCGGCATGGTGGCCTTCGCCTCATCGCTGGACCAGGCCGGCCCGATCACCAAGACGGTCGAGGACGCAGCCCTGCTGCTGCAATCCATGTGCTCGTTCGACGTCAAGGATTCGACCAGCCTTGACGTCCCGACCCCCGACTGGACCGCTTCGGTCGGCAAGTCGGTCAAGGGGCTGCGCATCGGCGTGCCGCGCGAATATGTCGTGGACGGCATGCCCGCCGAGATCCAGGCCCTGTGGGACCAGGGCGTGGCCTGGCTGAAGGACGCGGGCTGTGAGATCGTCGAGATCAGCCTGCCGCACACGAAGTATGCCCTGCCGACCTATTATATCGTCGCCCCGGCCGAGGCCTCGTCCAACCTGGCCCGTTACGACGGCATGCGGTTCGGCCACCGGGCGGATCAGTTCAGCTCGCTGGACGACCTCTACGCCACCTCGCGCGCCGAGGGTTTCGGCAAGGAGGTCCAGCGTCGCCTGACCATCGGCGCCTATGTGCTGTCGGCCGGCTTCTACGACGCCTATTACGTCCGCGCCCTGAAGGTCCGTCGCCGCATCGCCGAGGACTTCGACAATGTCTGGGGCCAGGTCGACGCCATCCTGACCCCCTCGACCCCGTCGGCCGCCTTTGCTCTGGGGGACAAGCAGATCGACCCCCTGACCATGTATCTGAACGACGTCTTCACGGTCACGACCAACCTGGCCGGCCTGCCGGGCATCTCGGTCCCTGCCGGCGTCGATTCCGGCGGCCTCCCGCTGGGCCTCCAGGTCATCGGCAAGGCCCTGGACGAGGCCACGGTCTTCCAGGTCGGCGCGGCGCTGGAACGCGCTGCGGGCTTTACGGCCAAGCCTGGGCAGTGGTGGTGA
- the gatC gene encoding Asp-tRNA(Asn)/Glu-tRNA(Gln) amidotransferase subunit GatC, producing MAIDAATVRKVAHLARIKTPEDRLEPLAQELNGILQWIEQLNEVDVDGVEPMTSNVAQPLRLREDVVTDGGKIDAVLSNAPKSADGFFVVPKVVE from the coding sequence ATGGCCATCGACGCTGCGACGGTGCGCAAGGTTGCGCATCTCGCCCGCATCAAGACCCCCGAGGATCGGCTGGAGCCGCTGGCCCAGGAGCTGAACGGCATCCTGCAGTGGATCGAACAGCTGAACGAGGTCGATGTCGACGGCGTCGAGCCCATGACCTCGAACGTCGCCCAGCCCCTGCGCCTGCGCGAAGACGTGGTCACCGACGGCGGCAAGATCGACGCCGTCCTGTCCAACGCCCCGAAGTCGGCCGACGGCTTCTTCGTCGTGCCCAAGGTGGTCGAATAG
- the ruvX gene encoding Holliday junction resolvase RuvX, producing the protein MPVLDLLDLPAACPPDTPWMGLDLGEKTIGVAVSDATRLIASPLELIRKSKFTLEADQLFKLMAHRKVSALVIGLPANMDGTEGPRAQSCRAFARNLERLRPVNIAFWDERLSTSAVERFLIEDLDLNRKRRAQVVDRTAAAWILQGALDRVRDQATWV; encoded by the coding sequence GTGCCCGTTCTCGACCTCCTTGACCTGCCCGCCGCCTGCCCGCCCGACACGCCGTGGATGGGGCTGGATCTGGGCGAGAAGACCATCGGCGTCGCCGTGTCGGATGCGACGCGCCTGATCGCCTCGCCGCTGGAGCTGATCCGCAAGTCCAAGTTCACGCTGGAGGCCGATCAGTTGTTCAAGCTGATGGCCCATCGCAAGGTCTCGGCCCTGGTGATCGGCCTGCCCGCCAATATGGACGGAACCGAGGGGCCGCGCGCCCAGTCGTGCCGCGCCTTCGCCCGCAATCTGGAGCGGCTGCGGCCGGTCAACATCGCCTTCTGGGACGAGCGGCTGTCCACCAGCGCGGTCGAGCGGTTCCTGATCGAGGATCTGGACCTGAACCGCAAGCGCCGCGCCCAGGTCGTGGACCGCACCGCCGCCGCCTGGATTCTGCAGGGGGCGCTGGACCGGGTGCGGGATCAGGCGACCTGGGTTTGA
- a CDS encoding AEC family transporter — MTGLIAGVLPVFLMIALGYGLRKSGFLPDEAWRPIEKLSINIFYPSFLIPAIWHADLSGGGATVAGAAAVGATLIVAAATFAAKPLIPLDGPAYTSVFQGVIRWNSFVFVPVIQSVYGSEGTAMAAVAIAFIIPVTNITCVAVLAKWGSLKREPSALGLAKSMLANPILLACLIGLALNLLRVPLIPGLSDAMDLLGAAALPLGLIVAGAGLSFAEVRRRQGTIAAVTLVKLGVMPPLMWFIAWALGGDSLAQGIALICGAAPGSAASYILARQMGGDAPLIAGVIALTTVGSAVVIPVLLALFHFA, encoded by the coding sequence TTGACGGGGCTGATCGCCGGCGTCCTGCCGGTCTTTCTGATGATCGCCCTGGGCTATGGGCTGCGAAAATCCGGCTTCCTGCCCGATGAGGCCTGGCGGCCGATCGAGAAGCTGTCGATCAACATCTTCTATCCGAGCTTCCTGATCCCCGCGATCTGGCATGCCGATCTGTCGGGCGGCGGGGCGACGGTGGCGGGGGCTGCGGCGGTGGGGGCGACCCTGATCGTGGCGGCGGCGACATTCGCTGCGAAGCCGCTGATCCCGCTGGACGGGCCGGCCTATACCAGCGTGTTTCAGGGCGTGATCCGCTGGAACAGTTTCGTCTTCGTGCCGGTGATCCAGTCCGTCTATGGCTCGGAGGGGACGGCCATGGCGGCGGTCGCCATCGCCTTCATCATTCCGGTGACCAATATCACCTGTGTGGCGGTGCTGGCCAAATGGGGGTCGTTGAAACGCGAGCCCTCGGCCCTGGGCCTGGCCAAGTCGATGCTCGCCAATCCGATCCTGCTGGCCTGTCTGATCGGGTTGGCGCTGAACCTGTTGCGCGTGCCCCTGATCCCCGGCCTGTCGGACGCGATGGACCTGCTGGGCGCGGCCGCCCTGCCTCTGGGCCTGATCGTCGCCGGCGCCGGTCTGTCGTTCGCCGAGGTCAGGCGCCGTCAGGGAACCATCGCCGCCGTGACCCTGGTCAAGCTGGGGGTCATGCCGCCGCTGATGTGGTTCATCGCCTGGGCGCTGGGCGGCGACAGTCTGGCCCAGGGGATCGCCCTGATCTGCGGGGCGGCGCCGGGTTCGGCCGCCTCCTACATACTGGCGCGCCAGATGGGCGGGGATGCGCCCCTGATCGCGGGGGTCATCGCCCTGACCACCGTGGGCAGCGCCGTGGTCATTCCGGTGCTGCTGGCCCTGTTCCACTTCGCCTGA
- a CDS encoding aspartate carbamoyltransferase catalytic subunit codes for MTQPHDVTDQTIRERLVPFPKAHFLAASDLNPFVTPQLLDLGDAFVDFNRQSSKALDLLHGRTVVNLFFENSTRTSSSFEIAAKRLGADVVTMPVGSSSVKKGETLIDTAVTLNAMKPDILVIRHSASGAAELLSQKVGCAVVNAGDGRHEHPTQALLDLLSMRRAFGDVTSLTVAICGDITHSRVARSNVAMLQMMGARVRLIGPPTLVPGDADRWGCEVFHDMREGLAGCDVVMMLRLQLERMAGALVPSTREYFRFWGLDREKLAWAKPGARVMHPGPMNRGVEIDSDVADDLDVSLIQDQVEMGVAARMAVLASLSARWGDK; via the coding sequence ATGACCCAGCCCCACGACGTCACCGACCAGACCATTCGCGAACGGCTGGTTCCGTTCCCCAAGGCCCATTTTCTGGCCGCCTCGGATCTGAACCCCTTCGTCACGCCGCAGCTGCTGGACCTCGGCGACGCCTTCGTCGACTTCAATCGGCAGTCGTCCAAGGCCCTGGACCTGCTGCACGGGCGCACGGTGGTGAACCTGTTCTTCGAGAACTCGACCCGCACCAGTTCGTCGTTCGAGATCGCCGCCAAACGTCTGGGCGCCGATGTGGTGACCATGCCGGTCGGCTCGTCCTCGGTGAAGAAGGGCGAGACCCTGATCGATACGGCGGTGACGCTGAATGCGATGAAGCCGGACATTCTGGTCATCCGCCATTCGGCCTCGGGCGCGGCGGAGCTGCTGAGCCAGAAGGTCGGCTGCGCCGTCGTCAACGCCGGGGACGGCCGCCACGAACATCCGACTCAGGCCCTGCTGGATCTGCTGTCGATGCGGCGGGCTTTCGGCGATGTGACCAGCCTGACGGTCGCCATCTGCGGCGACATCACCCACAGCCGCGTGGCGCGGTCAAACGTGGCGATGTTGCAGATGATGGGCGCGCGGGTGCGCCTGATCGGGCCGCCGACCCTGGTGCCCGGCGACGCCGACCGCTGGGGCTGCGAGGTGTTCCACGACATGCGCGAGGGGCTGGCCGGCTGCGACGTGGTGATGATGCTGCGGCTGCAGCTGGAGCGGATGGCCGGCGCCCTGGTGCCCTCGACCCGCGAATATTTCCGCTTCTGGGGTCTAGACCGCGAGAAGCTGGCCTGGGCCAAGCCGGGCGCCCGGGTCATGCACCCCGGGCCGATGAACCGGGGGGTCGAGATCGATTCCGACGTGGCCGACGACCTGGACGTCTCGCTGATCCAGGATCAGGTCGAGATGGGCGTCGCCGCCCGCATGGCCGTGCTGGCCTCCCTGTCGGCCCGCTGGGGGGACAAGTGA
- the pyrC gene encoding dihydroorotase translates to MTTVAILNARLLDPATDYDGPGGVLIENGRIVRVVHGVSLIDADQTIDADGHCLAPGLIDIRVKTGEPGAEPKETLKSASLAAAGGGVTTIVVQPDTDPAVDDPAMIDFIQRRGAALNLVNVRAAGAATKALDGQRMAEIGLMDEAGALYFTDGDKVIVNSRTLQRVMSYAAAFNALIACRPSDPWLTEGAVAASGELATRLGLSGSPAIAERIGLERDLALVEQTGARFLVDQISTEGALETLARARAKGLEVAVSVSINHLCFNEVDIGDYRTFYRLDPPLRSEADRQALIEAVREGLIDVITSAHAPAPAEDKRRPFAEAAPGAVGLETLLPAALTLHHEDGLDLLDVLRPLTQGPAALLGLDAGVLAEGAPADLVLFDPGAPIIVDADKLRSKSKNSPFDGRRLQGKVIGTWVGGRKVF, encoded by the coding sequence ATGACCACCGTCGCCATCCTAAATGCTCGCCTGCTGGATCCCGCCACGGACTATGACGGCCCCGGCGGCGTGCTGATCGAGAACGGCCGCATCGTGCGGGTCGTTCACGGCGTATCGCTCATCGACGCCGACCAGACCATCGACGCGGACGGCCACTGCCTCGCGCCCGGCCTGATCGACATTCGGGTCAAGACCGGCGAACCGGGGGCCGAGCCCAAGGAGACGCTGAAGTCCGCCAGTCTGGCCGCCGCGGGCGGGGGCGTGACGACCATCGTGGTCCAGCCCGACACCGATCCCGCCGTCGACGACCCGGCGATGATCGACTTCATCCAGCGTCGCGGCGCGGCCCTGAACCTGGTCAATGTCCGTGCGGCCGGCGCCGCGACCAAGGCCCTGGACGGCCAGCGGATGGCCGAGATCGGTCTGATGGACGAGGCCGGCGCCCTGTATTTCACCGACGGCGACAAGGTCATCGTCAACAGCCGCACCCTGCAGAGGGTGATGAGCTACGCCGCCGCCTTCAACGCCCTGATCGCCTGCCGTCCGTCCGATCCCTGGCTGACCGAGGGGGCCGTCGCCGCATCCGGCGAACTGGCCACGCGGCTGGGCCTGTCCGGCAGCCCGGCCATCGCCGAGCGCATCGGGCTGGAGCGCGACCTGGCCCTGGTCGAACAGACGGGCGCCCGGTTCCTGGTGGATCAGATCTCGACCGAAGGGGCGCTGGAGACCCTGGCGCGGGCCCGCGCCAAGGGGCTTGAGGTCGCCGTCAGCGTCTCGATCAACCACCTGTGCTTCAACGAGGTGGACATCGGCGATTATCGCACCTTCTACCGGCTGGACCCGCCGCTGCGCTCCGAGGCCGATCGTCAGGCCCTGATCGAGGCGGTGCGCGAAGGGCTGATCGACGTCATCACCTCGGCCCACGCCCCCGCCCCGGCCGAGGACAAGCGCCGTCCCTTCGCCGAGGCCGCGCCCGGCGCCGTCGGCCTGGAGACCCTGCTGCCCGCCGCCCTGACCCTGCACCACGAGGACGGGCTGGACCTGCTGGACGTGCTGCGGCCCCTGACCCAGGGACCGGCGGCCCTGCTGGGCCTGGACGCCGGTGTGCTGGCCGAAGGCGCGCCCGCCGACCTGGTTCTGTTCGATCCCGGCGCGCCGATCATCGTCGATGCGGACAAGCTGCGCTCGAAGTCGAAAAACTCGCCGTTCGACGGGCGACGGCTCCAGGGCAAGGTGATCGGGACCTGGGTGGGCGGCCGGAAGGTTTTCTGA
- the ubiM gene encoding 5-demethoxyubiquinol-8 5-hydroxylase UbiM, with the protein MRDDLMFDVAVVGAGPAGLAFTRSLAGAGLTVALIEGQAEAALRDPAFDGREIALTHNSIRLLKSLDAWDQVPAEEISDLREARVLDGGSPFALTFDAGGADRLGVLIPNHLIRRALFEVVEGQPGVTLMAGRRVASCAVQDAAPRGRVVLDDGTAIRAKLIVAADSRFSGVRDQLGVGVEMNRLGRSMMVCRMRHDQAHRHVATEWFDHRQTVALLPVADVEERVSSVVLTLAAPAIADLMRLSPEAFSVEMERRLKGRLTGLELIDTRHAYPLATTWSRRFAGEGFALIGDAAVGMHPVTAHGFNLGLRGQDTLAKVVRSARGGDIGSERLLARYERDHRLASWPLYQGTNALVRLFTEETPPARLARGVALRAGQATAPFKRVVKRMLTA; encoded by the coding sequence ATGCGCGATGATCTGATGTTCGACGTGGCCGTGGTCGGGGCCGGACCGGCGGGCCTGGCCTTCACCCGGTCCCTGGCCGGAGCGGGGCTGACGGTTGCTCTGATCGAGGGACAGGCCGAGGCGGCCTTGCGCGACCCGGCCTTCGACGGGCGCGAGATCGCCCTGACCCACAACTCCATCCGTCTGTTGAAGAGCCTGGACGCCTGGGACCAGGTTCCGGCGGAAGAGATTTCGGACCTGCGCGAGGCGCGGGTGCTGGACGGCGGCTCGCCCTTCGCCCTGACCTTCGACGCCGGCGGCGCCGATCGGCTGGGCGTCCTGATCCCCAATCACCTGATCCGCCGCGCCCTGTTCGAGGTCGTGGAGGGCCAGCCGGGCGTGACCCTGATGGCCGGGCGGCGGGTGGCCAGTTGCGCCGTCCAGGACGCCGCCCCGCGCGGGCGGGTCGTGCTGGACGACGGGACGGCGATCCGGGCGAAGCTGATCGTGGCGGCGGATTCGCGCTTTTCGGGCGTGCGCGACCAGCTGGGCGTCGGGGTCGAGATGAACCGGCTGGGCCGCTCGATGATGGTCTGCCGGATGCGGCACGACCAGGCGCACCGCCATGTCGCGACCGAATGGTTCGACCATCGCCAGACCGTGGCCCTGCTGCCGGTCGCGGACGTCGAGGAGCGGGTCTCCTCCGTCGTCCTGACCCTGGCCGCCCCCGCCATCGCCGACCTGATGCGCCTGTCGCCCGAAGCCTTTTCAGTCGAGATGGAGCGGCGGCTGAAGGGGCGGCTGACCGGGTTGGAACTGATCGACACGCGTCACGCCTATCCGCTGGCCACGACCTGGAGCCGCCGGTTCGCGGGCGAGGGTTTCGCCCTGATCGGCGACGCCGCCGTGGGCATGCACCCGGTCACGGCCCACGGCTTCAACCTGGGTCTGCGCGGACAGGATACGCTGGCCAAGGTGGTGAGATCGGCGCGCGGAGGGGACATCGGCTCGGAACGCCTGCTGGCCCGTTATGAACGCGACCACCGCCTCGCCAGCTGGCCCCTGTACCAGGGCACCAACGCCCTCGTACGCCTGTTCACCGAGGAGACGCCCCCGGCCCGTCTGGCGCGCGGAGTGGCGCTGAGAGCCGGGCAGGCGACGGCGCCGTTCAAACGGGTGGTGAAGCGGATGCTGACGGCGTGA
- a CDS encoding glycerophosphodiester phosphodiesterase family protein, giving the protein MTRIPAAAALILLLSTSACVGAAPVSPPPMGGPAMAAYFDCVRDGGVAISAHRAVSAMDQPENSIAAIEATGRAIPGAVLELDAVLTRDGHLVLMHDETMDRTTTGRGRVADLTLAQVKAARLKASNGALTDAAPPTLAEALDAAGRVGAIASLDLKPADGATTVDLARAVIDQVRRSGAQNRVILITYSDADARAVAALAPEMMISAGLDGVEDLDGLNASQILAWTGTREERPALWSALRQAGVEVQFGTLGAEGRRRDDRYAADGDVSEYRDLVRQGVTVIATDTPLVVQSVLGAEVAKAATCRRPR; this is encoded by the coding sequence ATGACCCGAATCCCCGCCGCCGCCGCCCTGATTCTGCTGCTGTCCACCTCGGCTTGCGTCGGCGCCGCGCCGGTTAGCCCGCCGCCGATGGGCGGACCGGCCATGGCCGCCTATTTCGACTGCGTGAGGGACGGCGGCGTGGCCATCTCGGCGCACCGGGCGGTCTCGGCCATGGACCAGCCCGAGAACTCCATCGCCGCCATCGAGGCGACCGGACGGGCCATTCCGGGCGCTGTCCTCGAACTGGACGCGGTCCTGACCAGGGACGGCCATCTGGTCCTGATGCACGACGAGACCATGGACCGGACCACGACCGGGCGGGGCCGCGTCGCCGACCTGACCCTGGCCCAGGTCAAGGCCGCCCGGCTGAAGGCCTCGAACGGCGCCCTGACCGACGCCGCGCCCCCGACGTTGGCCGAGGCGCTGGACGCCGCCGGGCGCGTGGGCGCCATCGCCAGTCTGGATCTGAAGCCGGCGGACGGCGCAACCACGGTCGATCTGGCGCGCGCCGTGATCGACCAGGTGCGGCGTTCGGGCGCGCAGAACCGGGTCATACTGATCACCTATAGTGACGCCGACGCCCGCGCCGTCGCGGCCCTGGCGCCGGAGATGATGATCTCGGCCGGTCTGGACGGCGTCGAGGATCTGGACGGGCTGAACGCGTCGCAGATCCTGGCCTGGACCGGCACGCGCGAGGAACGCCCCGCCCTGTGGTCGGCCCTGCGTCAGGCGGGTGTCGAGGTCCAGTTCGGCACCCTGGGCGCCGAGGGCCGTCGCCGCGACGACCGTTACGCCGCCGACGGCGACGTCTCCGAATATCGCGACCTGGTCCGCCAGGGCGTCACCGTGATCGCCACCGACACGCCCCTGGTGGTCCAGTCGGTGCTGGGGGCGGAGGTCGCCAAGGCCGCGACCTGCCGCCGCCCGCGCTGA
- the plsY gene encoding glycerol-3-phosphate 1-O-acyltransferase PlsY, whose protein sequence is MQDLAGPAIGTLALVALGGYLLGSIPFGVVITRAAGAGDVRNIGSGNIGATNVLRTGRKDLALATLLLDAGKGAVALLIARALFDSEVAGAIAGGAAFLGHLFPVWLKFKGGKGVATFYGLLLAAAWPLGLMAGAVWLISAFVFRYSSLAALISSATAPLLALLPLAAVGLPVGMPILCLTVFAAVLIWVRHHQNIARLLKGEEPRIGAKKA, encoded by the coding sequence GTGCAGGATCTGGCAGGCCCCGCGATCGGGACCTTGGCGCTGGTCGCGCTGGGCGGCTATCTGCTCGGCTCGATTCCGTTCGGCGTCGTGATCACCCGCGCCGCCGGCGCCGGCGACGTGCGCAACATCGGGTCCGGCAATATCGGCGCGACCAATGTGCTGCGGACGGGCCGCAAGGACCTGGCCCTGGCCACCCTGCTGCTGGACGCCGGCAAGGGGGCGGTCGCCCTGTTGATCGCGCGCGCCCTGTTCGACAGCGAGGTCGCGGGCGCCATCGCCGGCGGCGCGGCCTTCCTGGGCCACCTGTTTCCCGTCTGGCTGAAGTTCAAGGGCGGCAAGGGCGTGGCCACCTTCTATGGTCTGCTGCTGGCCGCCGCCTGGCCCCTGGGCCTGATGGCCGGAGCGGTCTGGCTGATCAGCGCCTTCGTCTTCCGCTATTCGTCGCTGGCGGCCCTGATCTCCTCGGCGACCGCGCCCCTGCTGGCCCTGCTGCCGCTCGCCGCCGTCGGCCTGCCGGTGGGCATGCCGATCCTGTGCCTGACCGTCTTCGCCGCCGTGCTGATCTGGGTTCGCCACCATCAGAACATCGCCCGGCTGCTGAAGGGCGAGGAACCGCGTATCGGGGCCAAGAAGGCGTGA
- the dprA gene encoding DNA-processing protein DprA — MSLSADERFARLRLARTDRIGPVAFSQLLGRYGSAIRVLEVLPDLVRKSGAASIPPPVAKIERELTDGERVGARLLVLGDPDYPEMLAALDPPPPILWTRGRVELLNAPCVAIVGARIASAGGQRIARGLALQLGQAGHVVVSGMARGIDAAAHEGALATGTVAVLGGGVDDIYPPEHADLYARLVDQGCVVSESPVGARAQARDFPRRNRIISGLSRGVVVVEAEIKSGSLITARLAAEQGRDVFAVPGSPLDPRAKGPNELLRQGAILCEGIEDIERAFNTLRTLRAPPSEPMDYGEVDDAFLDRVAALLSPTPTPRDEIARALNAPMGQVAAALLELSLAGRAELLPGGLASI, encoded by the coding sequence GTGAGCCTGTCGGCGGACGAACGGTTCGCCCGGCTGCGGCTCGCCCGCACCGACCGCATCGGTCCCGTCGCCTTTTCCCAGCTGCTGGGCCGCTACGGCTCGGCCATTCGCGTGCTGGAGGTCCTGCCCGATCTGGTCCGCAAGTCCGGTGCTGCCTCCATTCCCCCGCCCGTCGCCAAGATCGAGCGCGAACTGACCGATGGTGAGCGGGTCGGCGCCCGCCTGCTGGTGCTGGGCGATCCCGACTATCCCGAGATGCTGGCGGCGCTGGATCCGCCCCCGCCGATCCTGTGGACCCGGGGTCGGGTCGAACTGCTGAACGCGCCCTGCGTCGCCATCGTCGGCGCGCGCATCGCCTCGGCCGGCGGACAGCGGATCGCGCGCGGCCTGGCGCTGCAACTGGGTCAGGCCGGCCATGTCGTCGTCTCGGGCATGGCGCGCGGCATCGACGCCGCCGCCCACGAAGGCGCCTTGGCGACCGGGACCGTCGCGGTTCTGGGCGGCGGTGTGGACGACATCTATCCGCCCGAACACGCCGACCTCTACGCCCGGCTGGTCGATCAGGGCTGCGTCGTGTCCGAAAGCCCGGTCGGCGCTCGCGCCCAGGCGAGAGACTTCCCCCGCCGCAACCGCATCATCTCCGGCCTGTCGCGCGGCGTCGTGGTGGTCGAGGCCGAGATCAAGTCCGGCTCATTGATCACCGCCCGGCTGGCGGCGGAACAGGGGCGCGACGTCTTCGCCGTGCCCGGCTCGCCGCTGGACCCGCGCGCCAAGGGTCCCAACGAACTGCTGCGCCAGGGGGCCATCCTGTGCGAGGGGATCGAGGATATCGAGCGCGCCTTCAACACCCTGCGCACCCTGCGCGCGCCGCCGTCGGAACCCATGGACTATGGCGAGGTGGACGACGCCTTCCTGGACCGGGTCGCCGCCCTGCTGTCCCCCACCCCGACGCCGCGCGACGAGATCGCGCGCGCCCTGAACGCCCCCATGGGCCAGGTCGCCGCCGCCCTGCTGGAACTGAGCCTGGCGGGCCGTGCGGAGCTGCTGCCGGGCGGTCTCGCGTCCATATAG